The Rhopalosiphum maidis isolate BTI-1 chromosome 1, ASM367621v3, whole genome shotgun sequence genome has a segment encoding these proteins:
- the LOC113549157 gene encoding zinc finger protein 484-like produces MASALEEREELSSKCFICNVKVTTRSSYNIYCTFMPQRELLLIDVMSKILKKVLNPSQMRSSLLCRRCFTLFDELDQISTRFKKLQTDIIKRYTSTCNEYKDEHFFKIVNSMTPIKIEELSHSEQENDNKSFNDDDENSEKSSIALNEIVDNIISSIQADETMDNDEDIKECTSDTSKGKIVQINEKVTEHIDAVDIPLSVVEKPTCETKSRKLSVDNNYKCEQCDDSFLQASDLKNHFNMVHKSPKCFFCSVCDKSFSTKQALNNHLSKEHNTSDKKKINDQVDSISPAVKTENETDSNIVSEANTDYINDVPEGVVIDVKPEFSIDNSMYLEEVVQEENEDDDFEWKEEQQLNYIEENIVEDSSSAIDETITPSSGSEKSDKKQIKKGRKKRGSSRSGERACLPAIHSCILCGKKWRTVTELKSHVQSHSSLRPYVCEICGQAYKMKKALDVHIGMHNGIHPFTCEYCNKSFTQKVGLQKHIPIHTGYTRFQCDLCGKRFIHQKSFHIHTMTHTGEKHVKCSECGLAVLSQSHLKRHLRVHTGERPYACPICGKRFAEKYNMNAHVHIHENNSGNAPRRNRNHICQLCGMSYDRKHKLEYHLASAHNKIDSKLSQDQELVQLQQPKIEYFQENSQGHQIINVDNNAIEHNGSTTMITVSGVKLPISLDGAPIMVTTMPQEPHTTNLVPLNLPTGSLLTYRPSNTNNNNDQQMVDGSQNSYMSQNPVTIQLS; encoded by the exons ATGGCTTCTGCTTTAGAAGAAAGAGAAGAACTaagttcaaaatgttttatatgcaATGTCAAAGTTACTACTCGTTcatcatacaatatttattgtacttttatGCCTCAAAGAGAGTTATTGTTAATAGATGTCATgtctaaaatacttaaaaaggtTTTAAATCCTTCTCAAATGAGAAGCTCGCTATTGTGTCGAAG gtGCTTTACACTTTTTGATGAGTTAGATCAGATATCTACACGTTTCAAAAAGCTTCAAACTGACATTATTAAACGTTACACTTCTACTTGTAACGAATATAaagatgaacatttttttaaaattgtgaatAGTATGACtccaataaaaattgaagaacTTTCACACAGTGAACAAGAAAATGATAACAAATCCtttaatgatgatgatgaaaaTAGCGAAAAATCATCCATAGCTTTAAATGag atTGTTGATAATATCATCAGTAGCATACAAGCTGATGAAACTATGGACAACGATGAAGATATTAAAGAATGTACTTCTGATACTTCAAAAggtaaaattgtacaaattaatgaaaagGTTACAGAACATATTGATGCAGTAGATATCCCTTTATCTGTTGTTGAAAAACCAACCTGTGAAACAA aatcAAGGAAACTAagtgttgataataattacaaatgtgAGCAATGTGATGATTCTTTTCTTCAAGCTTCAGATTTaaagaatcattttaatatggtTCATAAAAGTCCTAAGTGTTTCTTTTGTTCTGTTTGCgataaaagtttttcaactaaacaagcattaaataatcatttgtcCAAAGAACATAACACTTcagataaaaagaaaattaatgatCAAGTTGATTCAATTTCTCCAGCAGTTAAAA ctGAAAATGAAACTGATTCAAACATAGTCAGTGAAGCTAATActgattatataaatgatgTTCCCGAAGGTGTGGTAATTGACGTGAAACCTGAATTTTCCATTGATAATAGCATGTATTTAGAGGAAGTTGTACAAGAAGAAAATGAAGATGATGATTTTGAATGGAAAGAAGAACAACAACTTAACtatattgaagaaaatatCGTAGAAGATAGTTCAAGTGCAATTGATGAAACAATAACCCCTTCATCGGGATCAGAAAAATctgataaaaaacaaataaaaaaagggcGAAAAAAAAGGGGTAGCTCACGTTCTGGTGAACGTGCATGTTTGCCAGCTATACATAGTTGTATACTTTGTGGCAAAAAATGGAGGACAGTCACAGAGTTAAAATCTCATGTACAATCTCATAGTTCTCTTAGGCCTTATGTCTGTGag ATATGTGGTCAAgcatataaaatgaaaaaagctTTAGACGTGCACATTGGAATGCACAATGGTATACATCCTTTTACTTGTGAATACTGTAATAAGTCTTTTACACAAAAAGTTGGTCTACAAAAACACATTCCCATCCATACTGGTTATACACGGTTTCAATGTGATTTGTGTGGGAAGCGATTTATTCATCAAAAAAGTTTTCATATACATACAATGACTCATACAGGTGAAAAACATGTTAAATGTTCTGAATGTGGTTTGGCTGTTTTATCTCAATCACATCTTAAGCGACATTTAAGAGTTCATACTGGAGAGCGACCATATGCTTGTCCAATATGTGGCAAACGTTTTGCAGAAAAGTATAACATGAACGCTCATGTGCATATTCACGAAAATAACTCAGGAAATGCACCAAGAAGAAATAGAAATCATAT atGTCAATTGTGTGGTATGAGTTATGATCGAAAACATAAACTTGAATATCATTTAGCTTCAgcacataataaaattgacaGTAAACTTTCTCAAGATCAAGAATTGGTGCAACTACAACAAccaaaaattgaatactttcAAGAa aatTCCCAAGGTCATCAAATCATCAATGTGGATAATAATGCTATTGAACACAATGGTAGCACTACAATGATAACAGTTAGTGGTGTCAAACTTCCAATATCTTTAGATGGTGCTCCAATTATGGTTACTACGATGCCACAAGAACCCCATACTACCAATCTTGTACCGCTCAACTTACCTACAGGTTCTCTTCTTACTTACAGGCCatcaaacacaaataataataatgatcaacAGATGGTTGATGGTTCACAGAACTCTTATATGTCACAAAATCCTGTTACAATACAATTGTCTTAA
- the LOC113561277 gene encoding tRNA modification GTPase GTPBP3, mitochondrial gives MNGNFYRLGVNVGVTHIRLKSTIYALSSGLGKCGVAVIRVSGPRASDAILNMTHLKYLPKPRKACLNKIIDPTTKEQLDNGLLLWFPGPRSFTGEDCCEFQVHGGRAVITSILHGLSKLPNFRPAEPGEFTKRSFYNNKMDLTEVEGLADLIEADTEFQRKQALMQLEGALRQLYSSWRQHILENLAYVEAYIDFSETDNIEDLVLENVKENLEKLAKEIEMHLMDNRSGELLRDGVKVAIIGAPNTGKSSLLNSLCSREAAIVTDLPGTTRDPIQVPLDVSGYSVLLIDTAGIRSQTVNLIEDLGIKKSKVQAQSADMVILMADVQYLLDVDNIDLWLQNYVKNLKVQYDNCLVYVNKIDTVSDDQMVRLKKLSQNSNWTVCFGSCKVNEGLSDMMRTFKSHLQKLCGNPNFEHPRCTQARHRYCLLKALNSVQMYLDISKSDENIDVAAQHLRKATLHVGKITGHVSTEEVLNVIFSKFCIGK, from the exons ATGAATGGGAACTTCTATCGGCTAGGAGTTAATGTTGGTGTAACACATATAAGACTGAAGTCAACAATCTATGCACTCTCTTCAG ggCTTGGAAAATGTGGTGTAGCTGTTATCAGAGTATCTGGTCCTCGTGCATCTGATGCTATATTAAACATGacccatttaaaatatttaccaaaacCTAGAAAAGCTTgtttgaacaaaattattgacCCAACTACTAAAGAACAATTAGACAACGGATTATTACTTTGGTTTCCAG GCCCTAGAAGTTTCACAGGTGAAGATTGCTGTGAATTTCAAGTACACGGTGGTAGGGCTGTTATCACTTCAATTCTACATGGTTTATCAAAACTACCAAATTTTCGACCGGCTGAACCTG gaGAATTCACCAAAcgttctttttataataacaagatGGATTTAACTGAAGTAGAAGGTTTAGCCGACCTTATAGAAGCTGACACTGAGTTTCAAAGAAAGCAAGCACTAATGCAATTAGAAGGTGCCTTGAGACAACTTTATAGTTCTTGGAgacaacatattttagaa aatttagctTATGTCGAAGCTTATATAGATTTCAGTGAAACTGATAATATTGAAGACTTGGTATTGGAAAATGTTAAAGAAAATCTAGAAAAACTTGCTAAAGAAAttgaa atgCACTTAATGGACAACAGATCGGGTGAACTTTTACGTGATGGAGTCAAAGTGGCAATAATCGGAGCACCAAATACAGGAAAGAGTAGTCTTTTGAAttcattat GTAGCAGGGAAGCAGCTATAGTAACAGATTTACCTGGTACAACTAGAGATCCAATTCAGGTGCCCCTAGATGTGTCTGGTTACTCTGTTCTTTTGATTGACACTGCAGGAATTCGTTCCCAAACTGTAAATTTGATTGAAGACTTGGGAATAAAGAAATCTAAAGTTCAGGCCCAAAGTGCTGATATGGTAATTCTAATGGCTGATGTTCAATATCTCTTAGATGTAGATAACATAGATTTGTGGcttcaaaattatgtaaaaaatttgaaagtgcAGTATGATAATTGTTTAGTATATGTGAATAAAATTGACACTGTGTCAGATGACCAAATGGTtcgacttaaaaaattatcacaaaATTCTAACTGGACCGTGTGTTTTGGTTCATGCAAAGTTAATGAAGGTTTATCAGATATGATGAGAACATTTAAAAgtcatttacaaaaatt ATGTGGAAATCCCAATTTCGAACATCCTCGATGTACTCAAGCAAGACACAGATATTGTCTCTTAAAAGCATTGAATAGTGTTCAGATGTATCTCGATATTTCAAAGTCTGATGAAAACATTGATGTTGCTGCACAGCATTTACGTAAAGCAACATTACATGTAGGGAAAATTACAGGACATGTGTCGACTGAAGAAGTGctcaatgtaatattttccaaattttGTATTGGTAAATAA
- the LOC113549158 gene encoding LOW QUALITY PROTEIN: THAP domain-containing protein 1-like (The sequence of the model RefSeq protein was modified relative to this genomic sequence to represent the inferred CDS: deleted 1 base in 1 codon), with protein MPVSCAAYGCTNRYQAGQNIHFFRFPISNKELVKKWISAIKRKSFEASQWSRICSVHFTEQDYQVRPGAHRLLLKDHAVPSVFPSFPTYLQVPIKITRKSPTLRNCFDLTVDQLEDNINGCNNMYPVSNFKSVNVQTDTYYPNEEILRNKIEILQQKLRRKNKKIKNLKNLLNNLKNRGLLEDEPQTIIAFNFEGKSWDLELIACAVLCLYSNY; from the exons atgcctGTTTCGTGTGCTGCGTATGGATGCACAAACAGATATCAAGCTggacaaaatatacatttctttCG ATTTCCTATTTCTAACAAAGAGTTGGTGAAAAAATGGATAAGtgcaataaaaagaaaaagtttTGAAGCAAGTCAATGGAGTCGGATATGTAGTGTTCATTTTACAGAACAAGACTATCAAGTTAGACCTGGAGCACATAGATTATTGTTAAAAGACCATGCAGTTCCATCAGTATTCCCATCATTTCCGACCTACCTTCAAGtaccaattaaaattactaggAAATCACCTACATTAAGGAACTGTTTTG aTCTAACTGTAGATCAATTAGAAGACAATATTAATGGATGTAACAACATGTATCCAGTTAGTAATTTTAAGAGCGTGAATGTACAAACTGACACCTATTATCCAAATGAAGAAAttcttagaaataaaattgaaatactacAGCAAAAACTAAGaaggaaaaacaaaaaaattaaaaacttaaaaaacttattaaataattta aaaaacagagGACTTCTTGAAGATGAACCACAGACTATTAttgcttttaattttgaagGAAAGAGTTGGGACTTAGAACTGATTGCTTGTGCTGTCTTATGcctttatagtaattattaa
- the LOC113547871 gene encoding mitochondrial carrier homolog 2-like: protein MDSDTDNRSEENGDAPKHNLIGKCVMKTITHPLDYARFLVQIGHEPMAPYRHRSIFGEERLFLPNLIIYAKYIYSVDGFKGMYIGLGPKIMGICIEHFSSSLMSDYIQIDKNQNINNKDSDLEVWTKCAIKTSKEMICTATSIILSHPLHIVSMRMMAQFVGYEHRYTLVLQSILLINREEGVKGLFAGIIPRLFAGLGTVILVNVAKQVFSRYLFDPSPMTLNIADFAASYLANAATYSFNVVTACTAINNCGLAAGMPPDMPVFGNWLECMKYLYRTDQLNRGSSTWFRRVPLSNSKLLKLL from the exons atggATTCGGACACTGACAATAGGAGCGAAGAAAATGGTGATGCTCCCAAACACAATTTAATTGGAAAATGCGTTATGAAAACTATAACTCATCCCCTAGATTATGCTAGATTTTTGGTTCag attgGCCATGAACCAATGGCACCATATCGTCACAGAAGTATTTTTGGTGAAGAACGATTATTCCttcctaatttaataatttatg ctaaatacatttattcagtAGATGGATTTAAAGGAATGTATATTGGATTAGGTCCTAAGATCATGGGGATttgtattgaacatttttcatcATCACTAATGTctgattatattcaaattgacaaaaatcaaaatataaataataaagattcaGATTTAGAAGT ATGGACAAAATGTGCAATTAAAACATCTAAAGAAATGATATGTACAGCCACAAGTATTATTTTGAGTCATCCCTTACACATTGTTTCTATGAGAATGATGGCCCAATTTGTTGGTTATGAACATCGTTACAc CCTAGTGTTACAATcgattttacttataaaccGTGAAGAAGGAGTAAAAGGATTATTTGCTGGTATCATTCCACGTCTATTTGCTGGTTTGGGAACTGTAATTCTTGTTAATGTAGCAAAACAAGTATTTTCACGTTATTTATTCGATCCTTCACCTATGACTTTGAATATTGCTGATTTTGCTGCTtcg tatttaGCCAATGCTGCTACTTATTCATTTAATGTTGTAACTGCTTGTACAGCAATCAACAACTGTGG gtTAGCTGCTGGCATGCCTCCTGATATGCCTGTATTTGGAAATTGGTTGGAATGTATGAAATACCTGTACAGAACTGATCAGTTGAACCGTGGATCATCAACTTGGTTCAGACGTGTTCCACtttcaaattcaaaacttCTAAAATTGCTCTAA